A stretch of Crossiella cryophila DNA encodes these proteins:
- a CDS encoding TetR family transcriptional regulator, whose translation MSADLTPLRRRPVQQRSAQRVERMLDACAELVAELGYDGVTTTLIAERAGVAVGSLYQFFPDKRAVVQALTMRNLDRFLSKVLERLAEVELAHWWDVVDRAFDVYIAMHREVPGFRKVHFGDAVDVRLLDDGKDNNTVIADRLAQLITERFGLPLSEVQLPMAVAIEAADAVLHLAFRHDPDGDPRVVAEAKALVRDYLGSRIR comes from the coding sequence GTGTCAGCAGATCTCACCCCGCTCCGGCGGCGCCCGGTCCAGCAGCGCAGCGCGCAGCGGGTCGAACGGATGCTGGACGCGTGTGCCGAACTGGTCGCCGAGCTGGGCTACGACGGGGTCACCACCACCCTGATCGCCGAACGCGCGGGCGTCGCGGTCGGCTCGCTCTACCAGTTCTTCCCGGACAAGCGGGCCGTGGTGCAGGCGCTGACCATGCGCAACCTGGACCGCTTCCTCAGCAAGGTGCTCGAACGCCTGGCCGAGGTCGAGCTGGCGCACTGGTGGGATGTGGTCGACCGGGCCTTCGACGTCTACATCGCCATGCACCGCGAGGTGCCCGGCTTCCGCAAGGTGCACTTCGGCGACGCGGTGGACGTGCGGCTGCTCGATGACGGCAAGGACAACAACACGGTGATCGCCGACCGGCTGGCGCAGCTGATCACCGAGCGGTTCGGGCTGCCGCTCAGCGAGGTCCAGCTGCCCATGGCGGTGGCCATCGAGGCCGCGGACGCGGTGCTGCACCTGGCTTTCCGGCACGACCCCGACGGCGACCCGCGAGTCGTCGCCGAGGCCAAGGCGCTGGTCAGGGATTACCTGGGCAGCCGGATCCGCTAG